One window of Tenacibaculum maritimum NCIMB 2154 genomic DNA carries:
- the surE gene encoding 5'/3'-nucleotidase SurE, with the protein MQERPLILVTNDDGITAPGIRTLIEIMNTIGDVVVVAPDSPQSGMGHAITVDNVLRCNPITIDEGPQIEYSCSGTPADCVKMAKNEILNRTPDLCVSGINHGANSSINVIYSGTMSAAVEAGIEGIPAIGFSLLDFDWHADFRAAKEFIQKITLNVLLNGLPDGVVLNVNIPKLKKEAIKGIRICRQANGYWKEDFDKRKSPFGKEYYWLSGAFINRDKGQDTDVWALENGYVSVVPVQFDMTAHHAIQKLNSWEL; encoded by the coding sequence ATGCAAGAAAGACCATTAATTTTAGTAACAAATGATGACGGAATTACCGCACCAGGAATAAGAACGCTCATAGAAATAATGAATACCATTGGAGATGTAGTTGTTGTTGCTCCTGATAGTCCTCAAAGTGGAATGGGGCACGCTATTACAGTAGATAATGTGTTAAGGTGTAACCCTATTACGATTGATGAAGGCCCGCAAATTGAGTATAGCTGTTCGGGAACTCCTGCTGATTGTGTAAAAATGGCAAAAAATGAAATTTTAAATAGAACACCAGATTTGTGCGTTTCAGGAATTAATCATGGAGCAAATTCTTCCATCAATGTCATTTACTCAGGAACAATGAGCGCAGCTGTAGAAGCAGGTATTGAAGGAATTCCAGCAATAGGATTTTCATTATTAGATTTTGATTGGCATGCTGATTTTAGAGCTGCAAAAGAATTTATTCAAAAAATAACATTAAATGTTTTGTTGAATGGATTGCCAGATGGAGTAGTTTTGAATGTGAATATCCCAAAATTAAAAAAAGAAGCAATTAAAGGGATAAGAATATGTAGGCAGGCAAATGGCTATTGGAAAGAAGATTTTGATAAAAGAAAAAGCCCATTTGGAAAAGAATATTATTGGTTGTCAGGAGCATTTATAAATAGAGATAAAGGGCAAGATACTGACGTATGGGCATTAGAAAATGGATATGTTTCTGTAGTTCCTGTACAGTTTGATATGACGGCACATCATGCAATACAAAAACTGAACTCATGGGAGCTATAA